A stretch of the Plodia interpunctella isolate USDA-ARS_2022_Savannah chromosome Z, ilPloInte3.2, whole genome shotgun sequence genome encodes the following:
- the Imp gene encoding insulin-like growth factor 2 mRNA-binding protein 1 isoform X3, whose translation MNVLKSLHQCPHWERAVLSFTTGFRHTEMAKYRSRSSKVVLISGLPLHVRFDNIEPLLSQYGNVQHCDKVSSRDANTQAVYITFETPEQAQLAINGLNGCEFEGSRMKVEAAEQNARGGRRGRPGGGRGGGGAPGGGSRPTDFPLRLLVQSDMVGAIIGRQGSTIRLITQQSRARVDVHRKDNVGSLEKAITIYGNPENCTNACKRILEVMQQEANNTNKGDICLKILAHNNLIGRIIGKGGNTIKRIMQETDTKITVSSINDINSFNLERIITVKGTIENMAKAESQISAKLRQSYENDLQVLAPQSIMFPGLHPMAMMSTGRGFCGAPPPFPPPIYAPLAGQGGAQQGAGDSQVRDDLTETTYLYIPNNAVGAIIGTKGSHIRNIIRFSSASVKIAPLEQDKQGEAQNNAQQERKVTIVGSPEAQWKAQYLIFEKMREEGFMSGSDDVRLTVEIVVASSQVGRIIGKGGQNVRELQRVTGSLIKLPEQPQQQGVQQDHDTTVHIVGPFYSVQSAQRRIRAMVAQASAPGRRRAAPPPGAAAPPQ comes from the exons ATGAATGTGTTAAAAAGTCTGCATCAGTGTCCTCATTGGGAGCGTGCTGTGTTAAGTTTCACAACCGGCTTTAGGCATACAGAAATGGCGAAATACCGCAG CCGATCATCAAAGGTGGTACTCATCAGTGGGCTCCCTCTGCATGTTCGCTTCGACAACATCGAGCCCCTACTGTCACAGTATGGCAACGTGCAGCATTGCGACAAAGTGAGCTCGCGCGATGCCAACACCCAAGCGGTGTACATCACGTTCGAGACGCCGGAGCAGGCGCAACT agCCATCAACGGGTTGAACGGTTGCGAGTTTGAGGGTAGCCGCATGAAGGTGGAAGCTGCAGAGCAAAATGCgcgcggcgggcggcgcgggcgACCAGGCGGCGGCCGCGGCGGTGGCGGCGCACCCGGCGGCGGCTCGCGGCCCACCGACTTCCCGCTGCGGCTGCTGGTGCAGAGCGACATGGTCGGCGCCATCATCGGTCGCCAGGGCAGTACCATCCGCCTCATCACTCAGCAAAGTCGTGCGCGTGTCGACGTTCATCGTAAAGATAATGTCGGCTCCTTAGAAAAAGCCATCACAATATATGGAAACCCCGAAAATTGCACCAATGCATGCAAGAGGATACTAGAAGTCATGCAGCAGGAGGCCAACAACACTAATAAAGg TGACATCTGCCTCAAGATATTGGCTCACAACAACCTGATAGGAAGAATCATAGGCAAGGGCGGAAACACTATAAAAAGAATCATGCAGGAAACAGATACCAAAATCACTGTCTCTTCtataaatgatataaatagCTTCAATTTGGAGCGAATCATCACTGTAAAAGGGACAATTGAAAATATGGCTAAAGCAGAGTCACAAATTTCAGCAAAATTGCGTCAAAGCTATGAAAATGATTTGCAG GTGCTGGCGCCGCAAAGCATAATGTTCCCGGGCTTGCACCCAATGGCAATGATGTCAACAGGCCGTGGATTCTGTGGAGCACCACCCCCGTTCCCCCCGCCTATCTACGCCCCCCTGGCTGGCCAGGGCGGCGCGCAACAGGGCGCTGGAGACTCGCAGGTACGTGATGATCTAACG GAGACCACATACTTGTACATCCCGAACAACGCGGTGGGCGCCATAATCGGAACTAAAGGATCTCACATCCGCAACATCATACGGTTCAGCAGCGCCTCCGTGAAGATTGCGCCCTTGGAGCAGGACAAGCAAGGCGAAGCTCAGAACAACGCGCAGCAGGAGCGTAAGGTCACCATCGTCGGCAGCCCAGAGGCCCAGTGGAAG gCGCAATATCTCATCTTTGAGAAGATGCGGGAGGAAGGATTCATGTCTGGATCCGACGATGTGCGGCTGACTGTGGAGATCGTGGTGGCGTCTTCTCAGGTCGGGCGCATCATCGGCAAGGGGGGGCAGAATGTGCGCGAGCTGCAGCGCGTGACCGGCTCGCTGATCAAGCTGCCCGAGCAGCCGCAGCAGCAGGGTGTGCAGCAGGACCATGACACCACTGTCCACATCGTCGGACCATTCTACAGCGTCCAG AGCGCGCAGCGGCGCATCCGCGCGATGGTGGCGCAGGCGAGCGCTCCCGGCcggcgccgcgccgcgcctCCCCCTGGCGCCGCCGCCCCTCCGCAGTAA
- the Imp gene encoding insulin-like growth factor 2 mRNA-binding protein 1 isoform X7, with the protein MDGDLSQSASGEVSPTYEDSRSSKVVLISGLPLHVRFDNIEPLLSQYGNVQHCDKVSSRDANTQAVYITFETPEQAQLAINGLNGCEFEGSRMKVEAAEQNARGGRRGRPGGGRGGGGAPGGGSRPTDFPLRLLVQSDMVGAIIGRQGSTIRLITQQSRARVDVHRKDNVGSLEKAITIYGNPENCTNACKRILEVMQQEANNTNKGDICLKILAHNNLIGRIIGKGGNTIKRIMQETDTKITVSSINDINSFNLERIITVKGTIENMAKAESQISAKLRQSYENDLQVLAPQSIMFPGLHPMAMMSTGRGFCGAPPPFPPPIYAPLAGQGGAQQGAGDSQVRDDLTETTYLYIPNNAVGAIIGTKGSHIRNIIRFSSASVKIAPLEQDKQGEAQNNAQQERKVTIVGSPEAQWKAQYLIFEKMREEGFMSGSDDVRLTVEIVVASSQVGRIIGKGGQNVRELQRVTGSLIKLPEQPQQQGVQQDHDTTVHIVGPFYSVQSAQRRIRAMVAQASAPGRRRAAPPPGAAAPPQ; encoded by the exons CCGATCATCAAAGGTGGTACTCATCAGTGGGCTCCCTCTGCATGTTCGCTTCGACAACATCGAGCCCCTACTGTCACAGTATGGCAACGTGCAGCATTGCGACAAAGTGAGCTCGCGCGATGCCAACACCCAAGCGGTGTACATCACGTTCGAGACGCCGGAGCAGGCGCAACT agCCATCAACGGGTTGAACGGTTGCGAGTTTGAGGGTAGCCGCATGAAGGTGGAAGCTGCAGAGCAAAATGCgcgcggcgggcggcgcgggcgACCAGGCGGCGGCCGCGGCGGTGGCGGCGCACCCGGCGGCGGCTCGCGGCCCACCGACTTCCCGCTGCGGCTGCTGGTGCAGAGCGACATGGTCGGCGCCATCATCGGTCGCCAGGGCAGTACCATCCGCCTCATCACTCAGCAAAGTCGTGCGCGTGTCGACGTTCATCGTAAAGATAATGTCGGCTCCTTAGAAAAAGCCATCACAATATATGGAAACCCCGAAAATTGCACCAATGCATGCAAGAGGATACTAGAAGTCATGCAGCAGGAGGCCAACAACACTAATAAAGg TGACATCTGCCTCAAGATATTGGCTCACAACAACCTGATAGGAAGAATCATAGGCAAGGGCGGAAACACTATAAAAAGAATCATGCAGGAAACAGATACCAAAATCACTGTCTCTTCtataaatgatataaatagCTTCAATTTGGAGCGAATCATCACTGTAAAAGGGACAATTGAAAATATGGCTAAAGCAGAGTCACAAATTTCAGCAAAATTGCGTCAAAGCTATGAAAATGATTTGCAG GTGCTGGCGCCGCAAAGCATAATGTTCCCGGGCTTGCACCCAATGGCAATGATGTCAACAGGCCGTGGATTCTGTGGAGCACCACCCCCGTTCCCCCCGCCTATCTACGCCCCCCTGGCTGGCCAGGGCGGCGCGCAACAGGGCGCTGGAGACTCGCAGGTACGTGATGATCTAACG GAGACCACATACTTGTACATCCCGAACAACGCGGTGGGCGCCATAATCGGAACTAAAGGATCTCACATCCGCAACATCATACGGTTCAGCAGCGCCTCCGTGAAGATTGCGCCCTTGGAGCAGGACAAGCAAGGCGAAGCTCAGAACAACGCGCAGCAGGAGCGTAAGGTCACCATCGTCGGCAGCCCAGAGGCCCAGTGGAAG gCGCAATATCTCATCTTTGAGAAGATGCGGGAGGAAGGATTCATGTCTGGATCCGACGATGTGCGGCTGACTGTGGAGATCGTGGTGGCGTCTTCTCAGGTCGGGCGCATCATCGGCAAGGGGGGGCAGAATGTGCGCGAGCTGCAGCGCGTGACCGGCTCGCTGATCAAGCTGCCCGAGCAGCCGCAGCAGCAGGGTGTGCAGCAGGACCATGACACCACTGTCCACATCGTCGGACCATTCTACAGCGTCCAG AGCGCGCAGCGGCGCATCCGCGCGATGGTGGCGCAGGCGAGCGCTCCCGGCcggcgccgcgccgcgcctCCCCCTGGCGCCGCCGCCCCTCCGCAGTAA